The following are from one region of the Mycetohabitans rhizoxinica HKI 454 genome:
- a CDS encoding FUSC family protein: protein MSSATSVLARLTSSSAWRDTVRDWLRIDGRVWIYIFKTVGAALLALGVAMKLDLPQPRTAMTTVFIVMQPQSGMVLAKSFYRIVGTVIGSVVTIALVSLFAQQRELFLLSVSVWVGICTFGAARNRNFRSYGFVLAGYTAALVGIPAVQHADGAFMAAVTRVTEVTLGILCAGAVSALVLPQHTADALRSTVRARYLAFVEFVSDTLAGRIDRSRAERTNARFAADVVGLEAMRSFAVFEDPRSRMRSGRLSRLNTEFMNASTRFHALHQLMNRIRASGQAQVVEAIEPYFREVAPLLLKKNGEPVRNAEDAQHVATQLQAFKQALPRRIRDTRAQLEQREGIALLDFDTAAELLYRFVDEMHAYALTYASLSTDLHEREHEAQRYIPRTHTVAAGVAGVRAAIAMLLFAAFWIWTAWPSGGMAVLNAAATSALVASMPQPAKGAAQMAMGTMAAVLAGSIAVFGIFPHLDGYTLLCATLAPLLMFGVLMSTRTGWGAFGMGYCVFFCFLAGPDNVVRYDPSSYMNDAIALIAAMLVVALISAVLLPPASPWLHKQLQRALLHQVVDACNTRLSRARQYLESGTRDLLHQANAVTADRPDLQMRMLSWTFTVLEVGHAVIELRTELDRLPADPRYSANMPWRQATQHMLNTLAALFSAPSHRRLLDAREATATNINAALVMLHSVAGSRDDRHRLQRTLSYLHFIRTALLDAQSPLSELTPGPQGPHRRDITHAA from the coding sequence ATGAGCAGCGCTACATCCGTGCTGGCCCGGTTGACGTCATCATCCGCATGGCGCGACACAGTGCGCGACTGGTTACGCATCGACGGCCGGGTATGGATTTATATATTCAAGACCGTCGGCGCCGCATTGCTTGCGCTGGGCGTGGCCATGAAGCTGGACTTGCCGCAACCGCGTACCGCGATGACGACCGTGTTCATCGTCATGCAGCCGCAAAGCGGGATGGTGCTCGCCAAAAGCTTTTACCGGATCGTGGGGACTGTGATTGGCTCGGTCGTGACGATCGCGCTGGTTTCGCTGTTTGCGCAACAGCGCGAGCTGTTTTTGCTGTCCGTATCGGTCTGGGTAGGCATTTGCACCTTTGGCGCGGCACGCAACCGCAACTTCCGCTCGTACGGGTTCGTGCTTGCCGGCTATACCGCTGCGCTAGTGGGCATTCCGGCCGTCCAGCATGCGGACGGTGCGTTCATGGCCGCCGTGACAAGGGTCACGGAGGTCACGCTGGGCATCCTATGTGCCGGCGCGGTCAGCGCGCTAGTGCTGCCCCAGCACACCGCCGACGCGCTTCGCTCCACAGTCCGAGCGCGATACCTCGCGTTCGTCGAATTTGTATCGGACACGCTGGCGGGCCGGATTGACCGCTCTCGTGCCGAACGCACCAACGCGCGTTTTGCCGCCGATGTCGTCGGGCTGGAAGCGATGCGCAGCTTCGCAGTGTTCGAGGATCCACGCAGCCGAATGCGCAGTGGCCGGCTGTCGCGGCTGAACACCGAGTTCATGAACGCGTCGACACGCTTTCATGCGTTACACCAGTTGATGAACCGTATCCGTGCAAGCGGCCAGGCCCAGGTCGTCGAGGCAATCGAACCGTATTTTCGGGAAGTTGCGCCGCTACTGCTAAAGAAAAACGGCGAACCCGTGCGCAACGCGGAGGATGCACAGCACGTGGCGACACAGCTGCAGGCGTTCAAACAGGCCTTGCCGCGTCGCATACGCGATACCCGAGCGCAGCTCGAACAGCGTGAAGGCATCGCGCTGCTGGACTTCGATACCGCAGCCGAGTTGCTGTACCGATTCGTCGACGAGATGCACGCGTACGCGCTCACGTACGCGTCGCTGAGCACGGACCTTCATGAACGCGAGCACGAGGCACAACGCTACATCCCGCGCACTCATACCGTGGCGGCGGGCGTAGCCGGCGTGCGGGCGGCCATCGCGATGCTGTTGTTCGCCGCATTCTGGATTTGGACCGCCTGGCCCAGCGGCGGCATGGCGGTGTTGAACGCAGCAGCCACGAGCGCGCTAGTCGCGTCGATGCCGCAGCCCGCCAAGGGTGCCGCGCAGATGGCGATGGGTACGATGGCCGCGGTGCTCGCCGGTTCCATCGCGGTGTTCGGCATCTTCCCTCACCTGGACGGCTACACGTTGCTGTGCGCCACCCTTGCCCCCTTGCTGATGTTCGGCGTACTGATGTCCACGCGTACGGGCTGGGGCGCGTTTGGCATGGGCTATTGCGTATTCTTCTGCTTCCTGGCTGGCCCCGACAACGTCGTGCGCTACGACCCTTCGTCGTACATGAACGATGCCATCGCGCTAATTGCCGCGATGCTCGTCGTCGCGCTGATCAGTGCCGTACTGCTGCCGCCGGCCAGTCCGTGGCTGCATAAGCAACTGCAGCGGGCCTTGCTGCACCAAGTCGTAGACGCATGCAACACTCGACTGAGCCGAGCCCGCCAATACTTAGAAAGCGGCACGCGTGACCTGCTGCACCAAGCCAATGCAGTCACCGCGGATCGTCCGGACCTGCAGATGCGGATGTTATCGTGGACCTTTACCGTGCTCGAGGTCGGTCATGCCGTGATCGAATTACGCACGGAACTCGACCGACTCCCCGCCGACCCCCGCTATTCGGCCAACATGCCGTGGCGGCAGGCCACGCAGCACATGCTGAACACACTGGCCGCCTTGTTCTCCGCCCCCAGCCATCGACGGCTCCTCGACGCACGCGAGGCAACTGCGACCAATATCAACGCGGCGCTAGTCATGCTGCACAGCGTCGCTGGGTCGCGCGATGACCGGCACAGGTTGCAACGTACTTTGAGCTATTTGCATTTCATCCGGACCGCTCTGCTCGATGCCCAATCCCCGCTCAGCGAGTTGACGCCCGGCCCGCAAGGCCCTCACCGACGAGATATCACCCATGCCGCGTGA
- a CDS encoding LysR family transcriptional regulator, producing MDTLQNMRVFVRVVEAKSFTAAAQQMNTTTAYASRAVSDLEAHLRTRLLNRTTRRIALTEAGERYLLRCEQILAYVDQAEAEAADAHARPAGRLRIHATTSFGQYYVVPAVTRYQERYPAVSVDLTLSQHVPDLLDEGYDVTLQVSANELPDSGLVSQRLGDSYSVLCASPAYLEKRGTPRSVSDLAGHTCLRIVTSIFPGDHWRFDGPDGIETIELPAPTFQVNVSDALAVALREGMGIGALLTPSALPALRNGTLVRVLPDHKMQKMTIYAMYASRQYLDAKIRTWVEFLREHISKALAADEAALQTFGVR from the coding sequence ATGGATACGCTGCAGAACATGAGGGTGTTTGTCCGCGTGGTGGAGGCGAAGAGCTTCACGGCTGCGGCGCAGCAGATGAATACGACGACGGCGTACGCCTCGCGGGCCGTATCGGACCTGGAGGCACACCTGCGTACCCGCTTGCTAAACCGCACGACGCGGCGTATCGCGCTGACGGAGGCGGGGGAGCGATACTTGCTGCGATGCGAGCAGATCCTCGCTTACGTCGATCAGGCCGAAGCCGAAGCCGCCGACGCGCACGCGCGACCCGCTGGCCGGCTCAGAATCCATGCGACCACCAGCTTCGGCCAGTATTACGTGGTGCCTGCCGTCACGCGCTATCAGGAGCGTTATCCCGCTGTTTCGGTCGATCTGACGCTGTCGCAGCACGTGCCGGATCTGCTCGATGAAGGCTACGATGTTACGCTGCAGGTCAGCGCGAACGAACTGCCCGATTCCGGATTGGTATCGCAGCGGCTTGGCGACTCGTATAGCGTGCTATGCGCTTCTCCGGCCTATTTGGAAAAGCGTGGCACGCCCCGAAGCGTTTCGGATCTGGCCGGCCATACATGCCTGCGCATCGTGACATCGATCTTTCCCGGTGATCATTGGCGCTTCGACGGGCCGGACGGCATTGAGACGATCGAGTTGCCGGCGCCGACGTTCCAGGTCAATGTGTCGGACGCGCTCGCGGTGGCACTGCGCGAGGGAATGGGCATTGGCGCGCTGCTCACGCCTTCAGCGTTGCCGGCGCTGCGCAATGGCACGCTGGTGCGTGTGTTGCCAGACCACAAGATGCAAAAGATGACAATTTACGCGATGTATGCGTCGCGGCAATATCTGGATGCGAAGATCCGGACTTGGGTCGAATTCCTGCGCGAGCATATTTCGAAGGCACTCGCGGCCGACGAGGCCGCGTTGCAGACCTTCGGGGTGCGCTAG
- a CDS encoding CBS domain-containing protein, producing the protein MRVSDILKVKGNALYTVTPDTPLSEAVQTMAEHDIGSLVVIEFGDLVGMLTFREIILTLRDRGGSVDAVTIRKVMDDHPLTCTPETDINEVRRMMLERHARYLPVMEKRTLMGVISFYDVARAVVEEQGFENRMLKAYIRDWPEDEGAREAC; encoded by the coding sequence ATGCGAGTCAGCGATATCCTGAAGGTCAAGGGCAATGCGCTCTACACCGTCACTCCCGACACACCGTTGAGCGAAGCGGTTCAGACCATGGCCGAACACGACATTGGCTCGCTGGTCGTTATTGAATTCGGCGATCTGGTCGGCATGCTGACGTTCCGCGAAATCATCCTGACATTGCGCGACCGAGGCGGCTCGGTCGATGCCGTGACGATCCGCAAAGTGATGGACGATCATCCGCTCACTTGTACGCCGGAGACAGATATCAACGAGGTACGGCGCATGATGCTTGAGCGTCACGCGCGCTATTTGCCGGTGATGGAAAAACGCACGCTGATGGGCGTGATCTCATTCTATGACGTGGCCAGGGCGGTGGTCGAGGAGCAGGGGTTTGAGAACCGGATGCTCAAAGCCTATATCCGCGACTGGCCGGAGGATGAAGGAGCGCGCGAGGCGTGCTGA
- a CDS encoding HlyD family secretion protein has protein sequence MKLRRILSFFATIAIFAVAVLLGRALWVYYMDSPWTRDGRVRAEIINIAPDVSGQIVEFPVRDNQFVHRGDVLMRIDPGHYRIAVQQAEALVAARKADLQMRRNDAARRRDLDALVVSKENRENAVIQAASAQAQYEQALAQLAAAKLNLERTTVVAPVDGYVTNLNAYRGDYAIAGQPKLALVDSHSFWVYGYFEETKIPLLKIGDSAEMRLMSGAVLKGHVEGISRGIADRDNPMSRELLADVNPTFNWVRLAQRVPVRIHIDQVPDGLILSAGTTCTVVVKPAAANGAEPRT, from the coding sequence ATGAAACTTCGCCGTATCCTCAGCTTCTTTGCGACTATCGCGATCTTCGCCGTTGCCGTGCTGCTTGGTCGCGCGTTGTGGGTCTACTACATGGATTCGCCCTGGACCCGCGATGGGCGCGTCAGGGCGGAGATCATCAATATCGCGCCGGACGTGTCAGGGCAGATTGTCGAGTTCCCGGTGCGGGACAATCAGTTCGTGCATCGCGGCGACGTCTTGATGCGCATCGATCCGGGCCATTACCGCATCGCCGTCCAGCAAGCCGAGGCGTTGGTCGCGGCACGCAAGGCGGATCTGCAGATGCGCCGTAACGATGCCGCACGACGCCGGGATTTGGACGCGCTGGTTGTTTCGAAGGAGAACCGCGAAAATGCCGTGATTCAGGCCGCCAGCGCCCAGGCCCAGTATGAACAGGCGCTCGCGCAGCTCGCCGCGGCGAAGTTAAACCTGGAGCGCACGACCGTGGTCGCGCCAGTGGACGGCTATGTGACAAACCTCAATGCCTATCGCGGCGATTACGCCATCGCCGGGCAACCTAAGCTGGCGCTCGTTGACAGCCACTCGTTCTGGGTCTACGGCTATTTCGAGGAAACCAAGATCCCGCTGCTCAAGATCGGCGACTCGGCTGAAATGCGACTGATGAGCGGCGCAGTATTAAAAGGCCATGTCGAAGGGATCTCGCGCGGCATCGCCGACCGCGATAATCCGATGAGCCGCGAACTGCTTGCCGACGTCAATCCAACCTTCAATTGGGTCCGCCTCGCACAGCGTGTTCCAGTACGCATCCATATCGATCAGGTGCCCGACGGCTTGATCCTGTCTGCCGGCACGACCTGCACGGTAGTGGTCAAGCCGGCCGCGGCAAACGGCGCCGAGCCACGCACGTAG
- a CDS encoding DUF2069 domain-containing protein produces the protein MNRQPGNPALRTAQRLHRLLMIAIATLLALVILAVSWEIWLAPLRPGGSALALKALPLLLVVPGLLRARLYTMQWSAMLILAYFAEGIVRATSDAGAGAHLGWIEAVLALVYFVSVLGYLAPFKRAARHATAAADALAEHR, from the coding sequence ATGAACCGGCAGCCCGGCAACCCGGCGCTACGAACCGCGCAGCGGTTGCATCGGCTGTTGATGATCGCGATTGCCACGCTGCTCGCACTGGTCATACTGGCCGTGAGCTGGGAAATCTGGCTCGCGCCGCTGCGTCCCGGCGGCTCGGCGCTGGCCCTCAAGGCGCTGCCGCTACTGCTGGTTGTGCCCGGGCTGCTACGCGCCAGGCTATATACGATGCAATGGTCAGCCATGCTGATTCTGGCCTATTTCGCGGAGGGAATCGTGCGCGCAACCAGTGATGCGGGCGCCGGTGCGCACCTAGGCTGGATCGAGGCAGTGCTCGCCCTCGTCTACTTCGTCAGCGTGCTCGGCTATCTCGCGCCATTCAAGCGCGCTGCCCGGCACGCCACTGCTGCCGCTGACGCCTTGGCTGAACACCGATGA
- a CDS encoding DUF1656 domain-containing protein, whose translation MPRDIALFDAYVPMLLLTTLAGTALTWALDRVLAYFGVYRLFWHPSLARASLLTCIVCLFGLAIYR comes from the coding sequence ATGCCGCGTGACATCGCATTGTTCGACGCCTACGTACCCATGCTCCTGCTCACCACGCTGGCCGGCACCGCATTGACGTGGGCACTCGATCGCGTATTGGCCTACTTTGGCGTGTATCGTCTGTTCTGGCACCCGTCACTCGCCCGCGCGAGCCTGCTCACCTGTATTGTCTGCCTGTTCGGGCTCGCCATTTATCGTTGA
- the wrbA gene encoding NAD(P)H:quinone oxidoreductase, translating to MKDILVLYYSRNGATRELARAIGRGVDSVPGTQARIRTVPPVSTVCEATRPDIPDDGPPYAELRDLAECAGLALGSPTRFGNMAAALKYFLDGTTPQWLSGALAGKPACVFTSTGSLHGGQESTLLSMMLPLLHHGMLIVGLPYTESALMSTTSGGTPYGASHVAGVSGGNNPTPLSSDEKTLAHALGARLARAALALADRQ from the coding sequence ATGAAAGACATACTCGTTCTCTACTACAGCCGCAACGGCGCCACCCGGGAACTCGCGCGGGCCATCGGCCGCGGCGTGGACAGCGTGCCCGGCACACAGGCACGCATCCGCACCGTGCCGCCCGTTTCCACGGTCTGCGAGGCCACCAGGCCGGATATCCCCGACGATGGCCCGCCGTACGCGGAGTTGCGCGACCTAGCTGAGTGCGCCGGGCTCGCGCTGGGCTCGCCGACGCGCTTCGGCAATATGGCCGCGGCGCTGAAGTACTTTCTGGACGGCACAACGCCGCAATGGCTTAGCGGCGCGCTGGCGGGCAAGCCCGCCTGCGTCTTCACGTCCACCGGCAGCCTGCACGGCGGCCAAGAATCCACACTGCTATCCATGATGCTGCCATTGTTACATCACGGCATGCTGATCGTCGGGCTACCCTATACCGAATCCGCACTGATGAGCACGACGAGCGGCGGCACGCCGTACGGTGCCTCTCACGTCGCCGGGGTGAGTGGCGGAAACAATCCGACCCCGCTGTCGTCGGACGAGAAGACGTTGGCGCACGCACTCGGCGCGCGGCTCGCCCGCGCGGCGCTCGCGCTGGCCGACAGGCAATGA
- a CDS encoding FAD-binding oxidoreductase, producing the protein MTPHDTAALPAFLQACKHAIGADQVLDGPDDMSPYVTDWRRRYVGRACAVLRPANTAEVATLVRLATEFGVALVPQGGNTGLAGGATPDASARQAVLSLRRLDRVRAVDPINDTITAEAGCILAHVQARASDAGRLFPLSLAAEGSCTLGGNLATNAGGTAVLRYGNARELCLGLEVVTAKGEIWNGLRGLRKDNTGYDLRDIFIGAEGTLGIITAAVMKLYPQPAARITALAGVASPHAALQLLALARDTAGALLTGFELMSDFCLRLVTHHFPSQRYPFAAPHAQIVLLELSDGESEAHASQLIERLMERAFERGIVDDALVAQSLAQSNALWALREHIPLAQANEGLNIKHDIAVPSSRIGEFIDTTDAAIAAAVPGARMVTFGHLGDGNLHYNVQAPVGVDPRAFLAEHQARVNRIVYDSVHAHHGTISAEHGVGQLKIEDAARYKSPVELELMRALKATLDPGNVFNPGKVLRCGP; encoded by the coding sequence ATGACGCCTCACGACACCGCCGCACTGCCCGCCTTTCTGCAAGCTTGCAAGCACGCCATCGGCGCAGACCAGGTATTGGATGGCCCGGACGACATGTCGCCCTACGTGACAGATTGGCGCCGCCGGTACGTCGGCCGCGCCTGCGCGGTGCTGCGTCCGGCGAACACGGCGGAAGTCGCCACGCTGGTACGATTGGCCACCGAATTCGGCGTCGCGCTGGTACCGCAAGGCGGCAACACCGGGCTGGCCGGCGGTGCCACGCCGGACGCCAGCGCGCGACAGGCAGTGCTCAGCCTGCGCCGCCTGGACCGCGTGCGCGCGGTGGACCCCATCAACGACACGATTACCGCAGAAGCCGGTTGCATCCTCGCACACGTGCAGGCCCGCGCGTCGGACGCCGGCCGCTTGTTCCCGCTCAGCCTGGCGGCCGAAGGCAGCTGCACGTTGGGTGGCAACCTGGCGACGAACGCCGGCGGCACCGCGGTGCTGCGCTACGGCAACGCGCGCGAACTGTGCCTGGGCCTGGAAGTCGTGACTGCGAAAGGTGAGATTTGGAATGGCTTGCGCGGGCTACGCAAGGACAACACCGGATACGACTTGCGCGATATTTTCATCGGCGCCGAAGGCACGCTGGGCATCATCACGGCAGCCGTGATGAAACTTTATCCGCAGCCGGCTGCGCGCATCACCGCACTGGCCGGCGTTGCATCGCCGCACGCCGCGCTACAGCTCTTGGCACTGGCCCGCGACACTGCCGGCGCGCTGCTAACCGGATTCGAGTTGATGTCCGACTTCTGCCTACGGCTGGTCACCCACCATTTCCCGTCGCAGCGATACCCGTTCGCCGCCCCGCATGCGCAGATCGTGTTGCTCGAGTTATCCGACGGCGAAAGCGAGGCGCACGCAAGCCAACTCATCGAGCGATTAATGGAGCGTGCGTTCGAGCGCGGTATCGTCGACGATGCGCTCGTGGCGCAAAGCCTGGCGCAGTCGAACGCATTGTGGGCACTGCGCGAGCACATCCCGCTCGCGCAAGCAAACGAAGGGCTCAATATCAAGCACGACATCGCAGTGCCAAGCTCGCGCATCGGCGAATTCATCGACACTACCGATGCGGCGATTGCCGCAGCCGTGCCCGGCGCGCGGATGGTCACCTTCGGGCATCTAGGCGACGGTAACCTGCACTACAACGTACAGGCGCCCGTGGGAGTGGATCCGCGGGCCTTTCTGGCCGAGCACCAGGCGCGCGTGAACCGGATTGTCTACGATAGCGTCCATGCGCACCACGGCACGATCAGCGCCGAGCACGGCGTCGGGCAGTTAAAGATCGAGGACGCGGCACGCTACAAGTCGCCCGTGGAACTCGAATTGATGCGTGCATTGAAGGCTACACTCGATCCCGGCAATGTGTTCAATCCCGGGAAAGTGCTACGCTGCGGTCCATGA
- a CDS encoding efflux transporter outer membrane subunit: MRSVRRFTTLTPAIFAGYLIIAGCASTQGIAPRAKPVDAGQLDASQAVRAASIDAQWPSEQWWKMYRDPQLDQWITDALAGSPSLAMARDRVRQARAMAGVARADLASQLNGNLSMTRQHWPDNVYYGPGPLANADTWNNTIGLSLSYNLDLWGHDEKAAERALDAACMQAVDARAAQLELEVNIVRAYIKLSLAFAQRDIAAQTLAHEQSIVDIARRRLQGGIGTQLELTQAQAPLPRRERQIAAFDEQIALLRNQLAALAGKGPGAGAALQRPTLSLQTPVSLPSNLPAELLGHRPDVVAARWRVAANAAGIDVARTAFYPNVNLLASVGGMFVGGGPLAFLLSQAHAATVGPAVSLPIFNGGRLRAQLDAASAGYDLAVDQYNQTLVDALKDIADQIVTLKSLDVQQDAAQRAVAVAQRSYDLASTGFRRGLTDYLSVLSAQTQLLQAQQDAEIIHASKLAARASLTAALGGGLVGPGDGPSDEDPRVPKAVARQASP, encoded by the coding sequence GTGCGATCCGTCCGACGTTTCACCACGCTGACTCCCGCAATTTTTGCAGGCTACTTGATTATTGCGGGCTGTGCGAGTACCCAGGGCATCGCGCCTCGCGCCAAGCCGGTCGACGCCGGCCAGCTCGATGCGTCCCAAGCCGTGCGTGCGGCAAGCATCGATGCACAGTGGCCAAGCGAGCAATGGTGGAAAATGTACCGCGATCCGCAGCTCGATCAGTGGATCACCGACGCGCTGGCCGGCTCGCCCAGCTTGGCGATGGCCCGGGATCGCGTACGGCAAGCGCGGGCAATGGCCGGCGTCGCGCGGGCCGATCTCGCGTCGCAACTCAACGGCAATCTGTCGATGACGCGGCAGCACTGGCCCGACAATGTGTATTACGGTCCTGGGCCGCTAGCCAACGCCGATACGTGGAATAACACGATCGGACTGTCGTTGTCGTACAACCTAGACCTATGGGGACACGATGAGAAGGCCGCCGAGCGCGCACTCGATGCGGCGTGCATGCAGGCGGTCGATGCCCGGGCCGCGCAACTCGAACTCGAGGTCAACATCGTACGCGCCTACATCAAGCTGTCGCTCGCGTTCGCGCAACGAGACATCGCCGCGCAAACGCTGGCACACGAGCAGTCGATTGTCGACATTGCACGACGGCGGCTGCAAGGCGGTATCGGTACTCAATTGGAGCTTACGCAAGCGCAAGCTCCGCTGCCCCGACGCGAACGCCAAATCGCGGCATTCGACGAACAGATCGCGCTTTTGCGCAACCAGCTTGCCGCGCTGGCCGGTAAAGGCCCGGGAGCGGGCGCCGCGCTGCAACGTCCGACGCTCTCGCTCCAGACGCCGGTGAGCCTGCCATCGAACTTGCCTGCCGAGTTGCTCGGTCATCGGCCGGACGTGGTCGCCGCGCGCTGGCGCGTGGCCGCCAACGCGGCGGGTATCGACGTTGCCAGGACCGCCTTCTATCCGAACGTCAATCTGCTGGCCTCGGTCGGCGGCATGTTCGTCGGTGGCGGGCCGCTGGCCTTTCTGCTGTCCCAGGCGCATGCTGCCACGGTGGGGCCGGCAGTATCCCTGCCGATCTTCAACGGCGGGCGGCTGCGCGCCCAGCTGGATGCCGCCAGCGCCGGTTATGACCTGGCCGTCGATCAATACAATCAGACGCTGGTTGACGCATTGAAGGACATCGCGGACCAGATCGTCACGTTGAAATCGCTCGATGTCCAACAGGATGCGGCGCAGCGCGCGGTCGCTGTTGCCCAGCGTAGCTACGATCTGGCCTCCACCGGCTTTCGACGCGGCTTGACCGACTACCTATCCGTATTGAGCGCGCAAACCCAATTGTTGCAGGCACAACAGGACGCCGAGATCATCCATGCGTCGAAGCTGGCGGCCCGTGCGTCGCTGACGGCCGCGCTGGGCGGCGGACTGGTCGGTCCGGGCGATGGCCCATCCGACGAAGATCCGCGCGTGCCTAAGGCCGTCGCCCGGCAGGCATCGCCATGA
- a CDS encoding YihY family inner membrane protein: MKKFDIDLDALKRLARFVATRSAEDRIPQVAGSLTFTTVLSLVPLVTVAFALFTAFPIFASFQQSLQGFLADHLMPAQINSQIFKYLNQFAEKAKGLTTVGMITLVVTSVMTMMIVESAFNTIWRVRKSRPLAQRILVYWAVITLGPLLIGVSLSVSSYLLTHSMLASTVANVAGAASAASGAASRAMPAFAEWALTGAVLTLSVLAFTLSYVYLPNCRVAWRDALVGGLCAAIAFELAKRGFGLYIRRIPTYTAVYGAFATIPIFLLWVYLSWLITLFGAMVTSALPEIRLGHFHRVDYAGSDLLDALELLAWLNDARDAGRAGYTLHELAQLQRCGLHTAARLLDKLEAIEWVARIRRERDPDRYVLLVNPRHASLRQLYPLFVIDRNEFTYQLNLDTAHVDGPTLLAALDHRGLDVSLAALLAARRRRGAQTERANGGCSSPAAAV; the protein is encoded by the coding sequence TTGAAGAAGTTCGATATCGATCTGGATGCGCTGAAGCGGCTCGCGCGCTTTGTCGCGACTCGCAGCGCCGAGGACCGTATCCCGCAGGTGGCGGGCAGCCTCACGTTCACGACCGTATTGTCGCTAGTGCCGCTGGTGACGGTGGCCTTTGCGCTGTTCACCGCGTTTCCGATCTTTGCGTCATTCCAACAGTCACTACAGGGTTTCCTGGCCGACCATCTGATGCCGGCGCAGATCAACAGCCAAATTTTTAAATATTTAAACCAGTTCGCGGAAAAGGCGAAGGGACTGACGACGGTCGGGATGATCACCCTTGTGGTCACGTCGGTCATGACGATGATGATCGTCGAATCGGCGTTTAACACGATCTGGCGTGTACGTAAGTCGCGCCCGCTTGCGCAGCGTATTCTGGTGTATTGGGCAGTGATCACGCTGGGGCCGCTGCTGATCGGGGTGAGCCTATCGGTGTCGTCCTATCTGCTTACGCACTCAATGCTTGCTAGCACGGTCGCCAACGTGGCCGGCGCAGCCAGCGCGGCATCGGGCGCCGCGTCGCGCGCGATGCCGGCGTTCGCCGAATGGGCGCTGACCGGCGCGGTGCTGACGCTGTCGGTACTAGCATTCACGCTATCTTACGTCTATTTACCGAACTGCCGGGTGGCGTGGCGCGACGCGCTCGTTGGCGGGCTGTGTGCGGCGATCGCGTTTGAGCTTGCCAAGCGAGGCTTCGGGCTCTATATCCGGCGCATTCCGACCTATACGGCCGTGTATGGCGCATTTGCGACCATTCCGATTTTTCTGCTGTGGGTTTACCTGAGTTGGTTAATCACGCTGTTCGGCGCGATGGTGACGTCTGCATTGCCAGAGATCCGGCTCGGGCACTTTCATCGCGTCGATTACGCAGGCAGCGACTTGCTTGATGCGCTGGAGCTGCTTGCGTGGCTCAACGACGCTCGCGATGCGGGTCGTGCCGGCTACACGCTGCATGAACTTGCGCAGTTGCAGCGCTGCGGGTTGCACACGGCTGCCCGACTGTTGGACAAGCTCGAGGCAATCGAATGGGTCGCCCGGATACGGCGCGAGCGCGATCCAGATCGCTATGTGCTTCTAGTGAATCCGCGGCACGCGAGCCTGCGCCAACTCTATCCACTGTTCGTCATCGATCGCAACGAGTTCACTTATCAACTCAATCTCGACACCGCGCACGTCGATGGCCCGACGCTGCTCGCTGCGCTCGACCATCGCGGCCTGGATGTGTCGCTCGCTGCGTTGTTGGCCGCGCGCCGCCGTCGCGGCGCCCAAACTGAGCGGGCCAACGGCGGGTGCTCCTCACCGGCGGCGGCCGTTTAG